The Helianthus annuus cultivar XRQ/B chromosome 15, HanXRQr2.0-SUNRISE, whole genome shotgun sequence genomic sequence tgagAAATAGCAGACACGTTAAATCCGCTCTTAAGCAGGGAAAATAGCTTGAAACGTTAAATATTGTAACGGAGATAACCAAAAACGTTATATTAGGTCTTAAGTAATAgaaaaaataaccacaaaacgcCCCAAGAAGGTGGATGAGTGGTGACACGCCTAGAGATAAAGACCATCCAAGTATTGTAaaatcgctaggcgctagtcaGCCGGTGGGGTGCCGACTAGTGATTAATCGAGATTAACAAAGATTAATCAGATTGGgattttatatgtattttttttaagtagacatgttttaacacCTTATTCGACCCATATTTTGAAGTAGATAGGATTAACTGCCGGAATTGCTAGACGGCCACTGATTTTTCGCCGATTAGGACCGGATTTGACCATTGATGACCGCCTAGCAATTAATTGGATGATTAGATGAAAATTACTCGGTGAACCTTCGACTGGCAATTAATCGACGACTAATCGGAGGCTAGGCACGATTTTTGCAAACACCCTCCAAAGAAGGTGTCTCATGTTCGTGTCCCACCAACTTCAACCTCCCTAAGCCGCCAACGGCCACACAGCCCTATCCTTGGATAGTTTAGACGGGATTTCTCTCGTTGTTCCAATAAAATTGAAAGCATCAATTACAAGGGGTAATCAATGGTTGTTGAGAGTTACGGCCATTTGAAGTTGAACGTTTCCACACACGTCTCCCACATTAGTTCCAAGGAAAAGTTGGCTTGTTTAACTTATCGGTCCCTCATGGATGTGGGAGACATGTGTGGAAACGTGTAAATTAAACAAGCCAACTTTTACTTGAACTGGATGTGAATCGCTTCTTGTATATTTTCTCTTCTTGGTGATTATTATACTTTATATGTAATGAAGTCTTTCGTTGTTTGAATCTTAGAATTACAAGGCTTGCTCATCGAACCAGCGTGTAAGGCCATCGGGACAACCACTGGACCTTAACCATATGTAAACACCTAATAGAAAGGTTGCACCCTTCCATCTTTTTGCAAAACGCATGGGAAGGTTGCTTACATAACAAAACCAATATCCTAGGTGCATCATTCCATCTATAGAAACTAAAGCACCACTTCGTCTCGTCAATTGATAAAGGTGAACTAAAAgtaaccatcaaactagtcaattTTCGATAGAAAAGTCCCCTTCGGTGGCAGTAAGGAGGCGGGAATATGTAGTGGAGGTCTTAGGAACGAACTTGAGCGCCTCCCACGATACGTGATTGAACTCCTCCATATTGGTCGTGGGACCGGTTGGTGGGGGTGTCTAATGGTGGCACACACCACCTTTTTGATAAAATATTGTTGCTTTTGTGAATAGCCAAATTAACTCGATCCTCGGTTGGTGTCATGCTAGCATCATGCACCGTAACTACCATGAGCGTTCACCTTTATAAGATTGACTTGTTAAGTTTAATTGAACTTAAATCATTCGTTCTTAACATACCCAACAAAATTGAACAAGTCTTTCTTCTTAAGGAGGTATTTTGAGCGATGTCAATCATGATCTATATGGAAACTTGATTTACAAAATCTCATTTCACCGAATATGATTGATTGGCATTGACTACCCATCAAACACCATAACTTCAACCACTTTCTATACAAATCTTCCATAGAGATGGTGACATACGTAGAGAAACTACTTTATGCCGTTAACATATAATTGATCACAAGTTTTGACTTGGATCTCATTCTTCATGTGGATGAAATCCATTCACAAAAGGACATTAAGGGGGAAAGTCGCTAAATTAAAGTCCACATCTTTAAAATGAAGCTACCTATATCATGAACAAGTTCATAGAGAACTCAATACCCCTAAACCATGGCTATCTAACTTCAAGAGTACTTTGAAGTCGTCCTAGAGATCGAGACTAGAACCTAATAGAACAGAACATTCACTCAAGAGTTTTACTAACAAAACTTATGTGTCTAAAGGGTCAAACAGATGACAAATTATTTTTAAGAGTTAAAAACAAAGAGAAGTattactttcaagaacttcaaaaCAAAGAAAGGtactatataaaaaaaacttctGATAATAATTTAAACTACCAGGCCTGCTTGTGGCTTTATTCATGATCCTTGTAGCGCTATCTTATGCTGGATTTCTACCATTAGCTCTGCCTCTTTGACCTCGAGATCTATTGCCCTGTAACAAAAGTAAGGTTTTAGTTAAGACTTATACTTAAAATTCTACAATTCTGACTCACATATTTATATATGAGTTGATTGGGGTTGTGttttatctcaaacgggtcaaataaaaacACAACTAAAGACAAACATGTCAAACGGGTAAAAACTCACTCAAAagtctatttaaaaaaaataatagtaaCCTCCCGGATCATTTTATTCGAAGATTTAGATTCTTATTGTAATAATATAGCTTTTGTACCCAGAATAGATGCTTTAACtatatattaaaattttaataatgGATTGAAAAGGTTATGCGGGTCAACACAGTTTCGACTCACAAAAAATGACCCTTTCAACTTGTTACCCAAATTGAACATCTTGCTACCCATACAAGTTAGCATCATACCCTGCGGCGCGACTGATGAGAACCCCGAGCAGTGTTGTGCCTGGAGAAATTATTATGTTAAGTTCGGACTTGtggaaaataaataaataaataaataaataaaaggtaATAGTATATAATTAGATATTTGAAGACATCACCTTGAGGGTTCTTGAACCAACCCTTGTTGAGAACCATGTTGTTCACCATTCCATGTAGGACCCACTATGGGCTGGCTTGAGATGTCATAAATTTGAATATGATTCACTGATGCTTGCCCCAAACCATAGGCATGGGCTTGGGCTCGGGATTGGATTTGGACTTGCACATGGGATTGGGCATGGGCCTGGGCATGGATTTGGGCCTGGGCTTGGGCATGGGCATGGATTTGGGCCTGGGCTTGGGCATGGATTTGGGCCTGGGCTTGGGCATGGGCCTGGGCATGGAGTTGGGCCTGGGCCTGGGCATGGGCATGGAATTGGGCCTGGGCTTGGGCGTGTTCATGGAGGCGGGCCCGAACCTGGTCAATTGACGGACCACGGGACCGATCTTCAGCAAGGGCCTGAGAGTGAGCATGAATCAGAGCCCGAGCCAGGCCCCGATCTGCACCCTGCATAAGATATAAAATATACATTAATCCACAGCCACAAGGACACAACGATAAACTTCAAGTTCTGATTGATGATCACCTGATCAGAGGATTCTGCCCTAATCCCAGCATAAGAGTCATCAAGAGCGTCCCAAAATTGAGACCAAAATTGTCCTAAAAAGCTATCGGGTATATTAACTGCTGGAAAATAACAGCAACACTCAAATCACTTGTCAATCTTTGATAAGTTAGATGAAAAAATTATCCAGAAATAATTAAATagcaacaaacaaacaaacgtaTCCGATAAAATCCCACTCATAGCAAGCGCTTAGCAGGGTCCGGGGAGGGTGCAAACCTTTCCTCTATCCCGGGAGATAGACAGGCTGCACCGGTTGAGAACCCGACATAAATAAATTAACAATACAATAATATAAGTATGGGTAGGTATCCTGAGAGAAGCACTTGCTAATtaagaaacttgagaagcattctagACCACATATTTTCTCTAAGccaaaatttttttatttttcttttacttttaatCGCACGTTTTTAAcgattttttttttccaaatatatacatatatgtatattatcaattcttaaactatacatatgtgtatagtaTGAAACATATATGTACGATACTTAATTTTCAACTTTAAACACGTATTTTACACATATGTACACTAGAAAAAAACATTTTTAGAACCATAATCTTcctttatatacatatatgtacaatCATTTATAGATGTACAATACTTATGTTTCAATTTTAAACACGTGTatgcatatatgtatagttaaagaTTAGCAATATACACATTTGTGTTAtcaactatacatatatgtatatataaaaaaaactgaCAGAAAAAGCTCCGATTTTTTTCGAAAAGAATTGCATTTTTTTGCTTAGAgatttctcaagtttctcaattaagCTAGTGCTTCTCAgacgatcctaaccctatatataacTGTGTTTAACCCACCGGCCCGAGTTAGGTTTGTTTCTAGTTTGTTTTCTGTATATTAAGGTTCCAGCAATTGTAACTACAATTCAGTTAAAATGTAGTCCATTTTACAGTTACCATCACTAACATTTTCTTCAAAGTAACAATCATGCTTGTTAAAAACCCTAAGTTCAAAGGAGAATGTGACATTTAAAATTTACAGTCAGATTATTACTTTCACCTTCAAAACTTGAGAGAATCCATTAACAAATGGCACCAAATAAATTTACCTTATAAACATGATAAATATTGGCCCAAATTATTAAAAGAAAAAagaagttttagttttcgaattTGAAGTAAATCCAACTGATCACATGTCAAATAATGTTGGGAACCAAGATAGTTGAAATAGAACGGAAATGACGATCGCAAAGGGAAACGGCGACGTACCGGCGGCAGCGTTGTTGTTTCCAGCCTCTCTAGCAAAGGCTTCGGCGGTTTGAAAGAGGCCCAATTTAAGCATATGGTCAAACATGTAACAATGCAGCCTGAATAATCAAATTAAAAATAGAGTTAAATCTCATTTTAGTGTATGTGGTTTGTgctattttgtcagtttagtctaaaggttttatttttcgtcAGTGGGTACAAAATTGTTTCACCGttatcattttagtccacttaattaacttcattcattatttctgttaacgagaacggcaattcgatcattttatatgtaaatgTGTTAGCTAGAATgccaattcagccatataaaatgaccgaattgtcttCTTGTTAACAAAAATAATAGATAAAACTAACCCAACAGACTAAACTTGTAAAATGACCCAAAACAGAGACTAAAACGGCAATTAACTCTTAAACATATAGTATTTTTAGAAGCCAATTTTCTTGGCTTTAAGTTAATCCCGCTTGTTTAAAACATTCATAATTTTTACTAACAACATCATCACCATCACATCACGCattatataatttatattatacatgttcttttttgtattttttataaattaatatacTTTCATTTTTCTACTATATAACAAATTTATAAACAATTACATGTAAGATATAGATGTATAACCTAGTAATTATGATAAATTTTTTATGTTATATTAAAACGCTAAATAACAagtatctatactatataataaaagaaatcacttTAACGACACATGTCACTCGTTGGAACCATCTATTTTTTAgcctattaaaattaaataattatttaaaattaaataattatttatgagatatacgtagagatatagtatagattaaaaacttatttaaaaaatatactaTTAATagtaaattattatttttataatatatttccttAGATATAGGAATAGGTTACATTATAGTTTTATTATAGAGTTAATTGTCCgggtggtccctgtggtttcatgttttttcacgtttagtccccaccttttggaaatagcaggtatgctccctatggtttgtcattttgttactcggatagtcccctgacatttactccggggactatccgagtaacaaaatgacaaaccatagggagcatacctgttatttccaaactaactcacatctactcaggggactatccgggtaacaaaataacaaaccatatgGAGCATACCTACAAtttcaaaagttgaggactaaacgtgaaaaaacgtgaaaccacatagaccatccgagcaattaactctttatTATATCGTAGAGAGATTTTATTGTAATATTTACGTTTATACTTTTACATCCAAATTTAGGTAACATATTTAAATTGTCTATGACTCTTTATAATCagtaatatgttttaaatatatttaactctttataatcagtaaatgttttaaatatatttattttaaataaaatattatatattttttaaatatgttttataaaaataagaatatgacttaagatgtaattttaaggagagaaaaattattattatttaataggagAGAAAATGCAGGAAATCAAAATCTGAAATTAATCAGAACTCAACTCGTGTATTagatgaggttttttaaagatataagtttttattatttactatataaattacatttattcaacccgtgtaacacacgggttttttaagatacaactttttttatcatttacaatacaaaattacatttatccaacccatgtaatattcaacccgtgtaatacacggcgtttttttaaagatataactttttttataaattactatagaaaattacatttatacaacctgtgtaatacatgagtttttaaaaatataactttttttattatttgatatataaaattagatttattcaacccgtacaatacacggggttttttaaatatataaataatttattatttagtatttttttcattatttgatgtataaaattacatttattcaacctgtacaacaATACaaggggtttttaaagatataactttttattttttagtatataaaattatatgtattcaatccatgtaataaacaaagtttttaaagatat encodes the following:
- the LOC110866246 gene encoding uncharacterized protein LOC110866246 isoform X2, whose amino-acid sequence is MFDHMLKLGLFQTAEAFAREAGNNNAAAVNIPDSFLGQFWSQFWDALDDSYAGIRAESSDQGADRGLARALIHAHSQALAEDRSRGPSIDQVRARLHEHAQAQAQFHAHAQAQAQLHAQAHAQAQAQIHAQAQAQIHAHAQAQAQIHAQAHAQSHVQVQIQSRAQAHAYGLGQASVNHIQIYDISSQPIVGPTWNGEQHGSQQGLVQEPSRHNTARGSHQSRRRGNRSRGQRGRANGRNPA